The Spodoptera frugiperda isolate SF20-4 chromosome 25, AGI-APGP_CSIRO_Sfru_2.0, whole genome shotgun sequence genome includes the window TAAAATATTACCCAGGTACTcttgaacatttttaataaataaaaatcgtagGTATAAAGTCAGACAGTAGTAAAATGAGCGTCAGTCGCCGTGCGCGCGGTGCAGTCTGGAGTTCCAGCTCGTGAAAGTTGCcaaaaataatttgactttaaatGCTTTGCTTACAAAATTTGATGGACActataaaaaattgtaaactacaatttcgttttctttagatgattttaaacaaaaataaaatagatattttgcaCGCTCCTAAAGATTTGAAAAttctcatttttatttaagtctgcAAGTATTAATTGCATGTTATTCCATTATCATTCAAGTGTACAAATTTCAAGAGGTGTAAAATCACTTTTGtacttttagaaaaaatactatCTTTGTCAGCACGTGACTGACATACCTATATTACAACACGCAGAAAGTGGCTGATATACTTTTTAGTTAAGAATCATCTAAAGCTTTGAAATCATCTCACTAAATTCTacgtaaaatagtaaaaatatttttttaggtgaCTGTCACGTTGTGGAGCTTTTGACTGCAGCAACTGTTGAGCAGCTGACATGACGCTCACTGCTCCCAGGTATAAGAGGAGAACCGTTACTTCTCTAATCACTTTTTAAAATTACCACCATCTTCcctattaatgttttattattgtgactGTATAATATATGTCTTCTTTGTTGTTTTCATGAACAGCAGTTTGTGCAGTTACTCTTGCAACAATTAGGGCTTAGCTTGTAGCGCGATGTCGAGCAACACTTTTGCGGAGGACATGGTGTTAAAACGCAACAGTTTGGAGGCGGGCAACGAGGCGGGCGCGGAATCACGCATGGTAACGGGAATGGTGGCGGGCATGGGGACGCGCAGCATCTCCGAGGCGGGCAGGGTGTCACGTAGCATTTTCGAGGAGAGCATGGAAACATTGGGTAACACTTGCGGGGCCGAGAGGCTGAGCAACATTTTCTAGGTGGGCAGGGAGAAGGAGTGCAACAACCTGAACACGGATCGGGCACGCTGCGACACCGCACCACTGGACATCCTTTCGCGCGATTCTGGCACGGCGATATTAATTTTCGATGAGCTCTTATTTTAGGATGGCTGCGAATTCCACGAGGTCTCTTATATCCAACAGGACACGGCCTTAAACAAGGTGAACTTTTGCAAGATGTAGTGCAGGGTGTGCTACAGCAATTTTTGTTGCAGGGCGCGGCACACGGCCCGCATGGCGGCGGCGCACAAGGTGTCGGAGGGCACGGCTGGCACTTTGGCGGAGGCACGCATGGCCTGCATGCGGGAGGTGACGCGCATCTGCCACATCGCGGTACACAAGCTGGTATACAAGGGCCGCAAGGCTTACAAGGTTTAGGGGGTTTGCAGAACTTCTTACATGGCGGCGGACGACATGGGGTTCGGCAAGGCGTTCGGCATCGCGGTCGGCATGGCGTTCGGCATGGCGTTCGGCATGGCGTTCGGCATATGGTTGTGCATGGCGTTACGCATAGGGTCCGGCAAGGCGTTATGCATGATGTTCTGCATGGTATTTTGCAAGGCTTGCTACAAGGAGTACGACAAGGCGATTTGCAAGGTGTTCTACATGGTGTTCTACAAGGTGTCCTACAAGGTATTCTACAAGGTATCCGGCATGGCGGCCCACATGGCCTCTTACAAGGTTTTTTACAGCATCTTGGTGGCCTACAAGGCGAGCTGCAAGGTATCCGACATCTTGACGGTCGACAAACAGGGCTGGGAGGGCAGGTCATGATACACGGTGACAAGCAACTAGGCGGGCGGGTTGGCGGTGGAGTCCATTCTAGCATTAGTTCATTCTTTGCTAGTGGAGCTCCATTCATCCTGCGAATTACTAACTCAAAAACACCTCGACGTGGATTTGTCACTGTGGAAACTTTAACAGGTACCTGATCATCCTGACCTGATGCAGCAACCATACACTTTGGCCCTTGGCATGGCTCTTTACCGTGAATTGGACATGGTTCTCGGGGTGCAATTCTTATATGAGAGATGGTAGCAACCATATCTCCCTTGGTGGTACCAACAGTACCTGGGCAAGGTTGTACCTTAATTGAAACCGTTTTTCCACTAGTGGACCCACCAGTGATTTTCTTAGTTTGTGCAGCTGCACTGTTTTTTTGCGCCTTTGCTTGTACGGAGGCGGCACTTGATGCTGCTGGTCCACTCGCAGCAGTAGCAGTGTTTACAGTTTGTtgtggtttttttttagatCCCATCCCCTTACTATCATTCTTTTTTccgaaataataaatatctgaaTATCTTACGCGGTTATCCTGCATTGACTGCCTTCGACTTTCAAATGGTAATATCGAAGAATTAACAGTTAAACTGTCACTGGCATTTTGGTCATAACAACAGGTGCTATTTTGGCTGGAGGCACTAGTGTAGGACGCTTGGAAACATTTGTTAACAGAAGCTGTGGCTTGTGTTCCTGATGTGTGACGGCGGCAGAACTCATTAAACAGCGTCATATAAACGGTAGTTTCCTTTTTACCAAATATGCTCTTAGGTGTCTCAGAGCGATGGCACGTCTTCCGGTGGTGCCAGAAATCCCTGTAAGACTTGGAAACATAATCTACCTTGTCGGAAAAAGATACGCTGCGCCTCTTTGACCTGATGGTACACAATGAAGTTAGTGAATGATCTAACTTTGTTACAAATGACTCATCTGAGAACTTTATTTTCTCGGGAAATGATTGGGAATAGTCTTCGACTACAGTTGTTGTTTCAGAACACGGTGTCGATGATCCGATATTGAATTCATTGAAGAAGTGATCTTCTATATGAAGCAGTTTCAATTCCTTTGTCGATTTAATTTTCGTTATTTCATCTTCCGTCAAATCTTGGTATATCGGCAAGCTCGGCAGGGCACCTAGGACGAGTTGACGACATTTTATTCATGTTATAAATCAATTAAGTAACTAATCATTCTGGCACTTGTTTCAATATAGGTATTCAGTACCTATTGAATAAAAAGATcttctacaaaaataataaaaacaacatgttAACTTGAATAAACATTTAATCCAATATATTGTTACATAACGTAATTTGATATACATTATAGTTAACGTTTTGGAGATTTGGAATTGGGACAACAGTCTGGACACGTGGGTAAACATTGCGCAGTTCGAGTTTCTATGGTAGGTATGACTTTTTCATTGTTAGCAACAGGTGTAATGAATTGGTATTCCAGTTTAGATTTTCGCCCTGGCATCTCTATAATCTTTCCAATGCGAAGTTTAATCACTTGTGGTGGAAAGTCATACACGACCCCGGGGTATTCCTCAGCGGTAGTTGGCACGAGCTGTTGCGGGTCGTCCCGGGCTACATCTCCCACTCCGTCAGATGTGAAGTTAAAGTGAGCTCGTTGCTTGTGGTTCATACCGCAGGTGTCCGAAGGCATTTGGAATACGACCTTGTTTCCCGGCGGACAGCAATCTGCACAATTTGTTGATTTATCAGGGGTATGTacgatataaaatttaaataatattaatacagaacataaattatgaattagtcaaagaaattataaattttgaaacaataaataggtaataatagtcagtacctatacatatattgtataGGTTTGCGTTTATAATCTAAGTTATCGTTTCTTTCTGCATGCTTTGCAATTTCTCATTCTTCGACAACAACATTCACATTCCGGGTCGGTAGCGATTCTCATATTTGTTTTGCGGACTGGTTCTTTCTTATCTGGACCCTTAGGTGTAACAAGTTCTAGTTCTAATTTACATTTTGTATCACCCTGCATAGCTGTTTTTGCcacttttaatacaaaaacatcTTTGTTAGTAAGTTCATTTTTCGCGTCGCCCCGACTGTATGGCTGGCCATGCTTTGATGTCTGGATACATCCTTCTGTGGTGCAAGTGAATTGTGTTTCTTGCGGTCGCATGCCTGAACAACATATAGGCTCGGAGGGCAGCgctaaactgattttattttttccacAAGGTTGTACGCAAGGACCCTGCCCTGTTGTGTTTTTCGAATACGGGCATTGCATAGCACAATGAGTTTGACTGATCTTCTTGATGATAGCTGCGCTGGCTGGTACTTTAATCTTTAGTTCGTTGCCACCCAAATTCGATCCTATCTCTTCATATTGTTTACTGCGACCTGGCCATCAACAAATTGTTTCTCATGCATTCAGATATTGTATAATTAACTGGcttaatatacctattatacAACATCTTGTCCAGAACATTACTTAATATCCTAATCGTAATTGAGGGGTATATAAAGGTGATGTGATCTAAATTAATATAGAAATTATTAgatcaaaatttaaaaagataaaagattGCAAAACTTTGATCCAACAATTAACCAGTATCATTGTTTTAGTCCTCACCTTTGGGAATATGCAAACAGTACTGTTCAGTGTTTCTGCAAACCATTGGTGGTTTAGGAGGAGGCTTGGCGCCTGAACAGTAGCAAGGGTCATCTGGATCTTCACATGGCATACTACTATATGGGTCTTGAGCTGAAAAAACGAgtataactttaatttcaaaaGAACACCAGTTTAtctgataatttaattatttaaaacaaaagtcaTACCTATTGGACAAACCCCGCGGCCGCCCCCACCAGGTGTCCTGCAGGGAGCGGTACAAGGTACTGAACTCGCTGCCCCTTGTGCGGCGCCACAAACACAAGGATCTTGAGTCGTTTGGAATTCTCTCTTTGGATTACATGACCTGTCTACAAAAGAAGGATCGCGGGCGCCTCCTAGCCTGGGAGGTGCACTCACACCTTGGAAtcgtgtaataattaattttccaaaGCAAGAGATGCGTAAAAACATGACTACTTCACCGGTTTCGCTTCCATCTGGACCTACGATACGAAATGAATCTTTCAAAGCTTGGTAGCTAACATTCGTTGGATCTTCTAAAAACTTTTTACGAGATTGTACAAATTCCTTTGTCATATCTATAGTAGCTTCTCCCATTATGATTTTCGTGGGGAGGCAACCGCATGGAAGTGATTTGAATACTGATATTTTTATAGGAAAGCTACTCATGGCTTTGTTAATGTCTGCTTCTAGAAGTGAAAACAGGCAAGATTTGCCGCTGTTAAAGGTTTTCACAAATGGTCCTCCGCTTTTAGCTACACATGATCCAGGATCGTCGTCACATATTTCCAAAGCTTGAACTGATGGAGCTTCTATTGTCACACAGGTCCTGAAGTCCTTGTCAGAGAAACAAGGACTCTTGACAAATACTATCTTGTCGATAAGTACTTCCAGGAGAAAGAGGCCATCATCCTGCTTCGCCATCGTTTTGAATGGGGATGggaattttaaagtttaattttttttttcaaaaatgttttatcatatttataattttgacatttcgTACAAACAAAAGAATATGTAATTATGTCACTTACAATAACATGTTTTCTTCTAGACTTTGCTCTATGCTGGCATAGCGCAGGTTGTAATGGGGGCTTTTGCGTTTTTGCTCTTTAGATGGAGCAAATGTAGGAAGAGGGTTTTTGTCCAATCTCTAGctgtcaataattttatgacCAATGGCAGTGATACTAGCAGTTATATGATACAACTGCTAGTATTTAAGTTGTATCCTTCTGCGAATATGTCATGTCGCTGAAGAAAGGTTGTGAAAGACAGAAAGAGAAATCAAAACTCTTTTACCTTGCTGCAGCAGGCGCACTgagagtgatttttagtcactaGTTAGTAATAGTTTGATAAGCCCTTTAGCCCTTTCGTCCTCCCCATGCCAGTGAATTCCTTGAGGATTGTTCACCTAGCCCACAATTGACAGATATTATAATGGTCTTAGTATAGCGATATTATTACGAATTGAATACTGATTGAATAAAAGCAGTTGAGTGGTAGCACTCAAGTGGAAGGTAGCTTCCAGAGTCAATTTTCGAATCTATATCAGTTGCTTTTAGTTCTTGGGCAGCAGTTATTTTATGAACCCTATGTACCTAAGGATGAGCAAATTGTTAAATGCTGGGCACGACCCAGAAATCGATATTTTTACCCATTCACTCGGCAATCCCGTTTGCAATCACTTGATTAGCAAAAAAGATGAAAGAGCTTTTGAATATACTTGGTAACCGAAATCTGAAATTCGTCTGAATAGGTaactttaaaattactaaatCACGTTTTTACACAGCTGGAAGTCACAAAAAGAGAAGAGAGGTTTTATTTTCCTTGTGGTGAATAGGATTTGTtttgagctcagtggcgtgctgGGTATTACACAGTTTAAACCAGGAGTTCTCAACATTTTTCTGGTCAAGGACtacttttataattcttgttatgTTAGAGACCACTATTACTAACtacctattacttttttcatatggtTCCACACTCTGATGttctcattcattcataaaaattgtgacttttggattattgaaattCGTCTGCGGACCACTAGTAGTCCACGGACCACCAGTTAGGAACCACTGAccttcaattttttatttattttattcttcatcacaaaaaaacagtgaatggcggacttaatgccttaaggcattctctaacagtcaaccatagggtagtgcagagaaatgaagcggattgatgcgaagcaaaaacacacaaaataattatataagaatacaatatatacaatacatatacatatataatacatattatatacatatacatacacataatacaatatatatctaCTGCTAAACGACTACATATActgcataaataataaaatacacataatggAGAAATAAGTTTCCTCAATTGTTTTGAGTCTGCCAATCCTTAAATACATGCTCGcggactttaaatttaaaggaactGCGATTTTTGCCACACTGATCTCCTTggggagcgcattccacagaagaacagcttgaatgaaaaaagaagagtgaaggaagtcagtGCGATGAGAAACACACTGAAGGTGTCGATTTTGAGACGAACGAAGAAAAGTGTGGTTAGCGCAAGAATATTGGAAGTAAGAAGCAAGGTAATTAGGCGAAGAAGGAGAGTCAAGGTAAGAACATAAAGTGGTTAATGCCCTCTGCTGCCTGCGCAAgcgtatgggcagccacttTAGTTGCAGTCTATGTGCAGAaacatgatcatatttacgtaagttgaaaacgaatcgaatgcagttatttagAAGTCGGTCCAGTTTGTTAAgcagatctgcattcaggtcgtagtaaCAGACATCAGCGTAATCAATAATAGGGAAAATCAAGCCCTGCACCAGCTGTACCTTTACGGTGGATGGAAGGGAATTCCTCAAACGATACAGCGCCCTCAATGACCCAGTAACTTTCTGGCAAACACTAGCAACCTGTGCACGCCAGCTCAATAATTAAGCCCAAGTCCTTGACGTCCTGACTGAATGGGATTCACACCATTATAGGAGATGGGAGGCAGTGTCGCACCGTCAATCGATCTGAGGCTCCAAGAGCTACCTATAATTATGGCTTGGCACTTGTTTGTATTGACAGCTATACCGAACCTGTTTGACCAACTTCGAACAGCTGCTAAGTCACCATTAAGTCTGCTGATAGCATCAGGTAGATCGTCCACCCCAGATTGATGATACAGATGCAAGTCGTCCGCATACAAATGGTACGCACACTGAAGTTCAGGAGTAatgaagttaataaaaatagagaaaAGAAGTGGGGAAAGAATGCCGTCCTGAGGAACGCCTGCCGTCAGATCACACCAGCCAGAGAAATTATCATCATGCTGGACCGACTGCTGACGCCCCCGAAGATATGAAGAGAACCATTCCAGTGATTCACCGGAGATCGCAAGATTGGGACAGGATTGCCGAAAGGATATCGTGACTGACCATATTAAAAGCGTTGGAAAAATCTACCAATACCAAGACTGTCACTTTGGTATCCTCCATGGCAGCCCTAATATCGCCAGTCACTTTAAGGAGGGAGGTTACAGTGCTGTGGCCCGGTCGAAAACCAGATTGCAACGGGCTTATTAGACTGTGCTTATAAACAAAATGGGATAGTTGTTTATGGACACAGGCCTCCAGCACCTTGGATAGGAAGGGAAGGATTGAGATAGGACGGAAATGGGTTGGTAGGGTGGGATTACTAACCTTATGTAACGGTCGGACAAAGGCCCTGCGCCACACTGCTGGAAAAACACCGGAGAACATGGAGAAGTTCATTATATGAGTAATCGGTGATAGGATGTGGTCAAGGATATGTAGGATCATATCTCGGGATATAGAGTCGCAACCCACAGCCCTTGATTTAATGGAAAGGATGATCTTACGAATCTCCGTCTCCTCAACTGGAATGAAacagaaattatttatgttggGACGCGTCAGACCATTGATAAATGACAAGGTGTTTTGTTTGGTAAGATGATGATCTAGCGTTGTAACGGTGGAGTTCAATTTATAGTGGACAAAAATGGATTCATTATCATGATGAACCTTTGCTGAACTTGTGTACCacaaaatcctaaaacttgacCACTGATTGGATGCATGGTAtagcataattattttacttttattgaaaatgttatGATCTATCATGGTACCGTTCTTCACTTTATTTAGTTAAccattttttcaaatatttatgaaatggGTGAATTTCCcaaatgacttttttttttgtctttagtgaaattcgtatttgaaaaaagaaatattgttctggattatttttttttgtattcaatagGCAGTTATTGGGTTGtggcaaaaatataatttgcctAGGACTATATATAAgggtagaaaaaaatacataaacctcaATTTTTCTCATATCGGTGGCTGTCCCTCTACtttttttactgacaaaaatgCTTATacacttgtaaaaataagtaagttaagtatataactaattttatttaatagactattagttttattattaacatagagcatattttaatacataaccgACGTTTATAATTACTGAGAGGCACAAACATACTTGTCTCGAAAAATGCTCTCATATCGGTGgccaaaagtaatttaaacctAACTTTACATCGGCGGGTCCGACAGCGTCCCCACCCCAATATTATTTCCCTCGTTAGTGTGCGCTAGCGCGCAGTGAAGACGGACGCGTGTCAAGTCGCTGCATTTTCCCGCCAATAACGTAAGTATGCCATTTCAGTTGCTCCCGgacaattattttatgttatcggtGGTTCCATTTTTTCAGTGTAAtgagtagttttattattattgtttggttCTAACAGCATCAGCAAGTGAATTAACTACATTGGCTGTTACTCAATTTAtcctaaatataatacattttctttaatcttCTAAAACGTGTGTTTTTTCTCACGTCGGTGTTCTCATATCGGTGTAATCGGTGGCATTTTTTACCACCGATATGATAATTTACACCGAAATGATAAGAAAATTCAATCGGTGTCCTAGGTTATCATATCGGTGTTATGGACGTACAGTTTCTTTCACATCGGTGTATGctttatcatatcggtggatTGTTTTATCATGTCGGTGGATTGCTTTATCATAACGGTGGATTGTTTTATCATCTCGGTGTCCTTTTATCATATCGGTAGATCCTGTGTAATTTCGTGCGGTGCGGTCGCGGCGCCAGCGCCGGAGCGATGTTGATGTGGCTgcggttattataaaaacttactatataatactaataatgatttattagtaTTGGGTTATTGGTAAAACACTAACAACCTCTCAGGACTATATTAGTGACACCATAAAcaacaacttttgttttatgactttttacaaaacgttaatacataataatataacaaaaagtaaatttgAAGTTTTCGTTGTTCTATCtaacacattttaaatttgttttgtcGTACCTACAACTCCCGTTCACTGTCACTCGGTATGTATTCTTAGTGTACTGTATAAAAGTTTGATGAATTAAAATCTGATAAATGATTAAAAGTCGTAAAACAAAAGTTGATGTTTATGGTTTCAGTAATATAGTCCTGAGAGGTTGTTAGTTTTTTACTAATAaccctgtatatatatatatatatatatatatatatatatatatatatatatatatataaagtctgattaattaggtatttagacttacagttatttttattgttattattgtaaaacaattaGCTGGATCGTCCACAgtaataaatgtgtattttgcaattttatcccttaagagattttttatttatctttgtgcttcattttaataaagacattggtaatacaaatgtatattctttattaaaactcTAAGAAcctatagtaaaataattaaaaagaaaaagtagaaagtaaatataataaaataggtataatttatttttaaatcaattctcGTTGGATGTATTCTTCTTTCATGAGACCAGACAGTTCAGGTCTTCAGTTCGTTCAcccttgtaaaaatatataggcACCTATACTAACTATATTTcaaagatagatagattatcATATCGCTGGATATGTTATCATTTCGGTGGATAAGTTTATCATTTCGGTGGATAAatttatcatatcggtggatAACCTTTTCATATCggtgtacataaaaaaatcggTGACGgtttatcatatcggtggaaACCAGAATTCAAACTGATTTTTCTTCTAAGTTTTACATGATATGTTGATGATGTTAAATTTGGGAATATATACTATCCTAAAGATtacataaaacctaaaaaataagcaaaatatgtacataaacaaaaaaagcaccgatatgataaaaaaaatggcaTTTGTTGAAATTCacccaaataataaaaaatattaatctcaaTCAAAATCAAGTGCAATAGTAGAAAATATAGCACGAAGGACATAATATAAGATGATTAAACGGATAACTAAAGCTGGCTGACACATTACGAATAACAGATGTTGGAAGTGGAAGATACTTGCACATTTCTAActtgtatgtaattttttatggaataatagGCAAAAATCAGACGGGTCCGgggggtcacctgatggtaagcgccgcccatggacatcacAAAAATCACGCAACACGAAAAGAGCGTACTTCCAAAAAAGGATTACGCATTTTTCtttaaggtttgaaggtcgtattcgtttcggttcggaaataccgccgataCATTACAGTATTAATCATTACACAGTGTACCTACACGTGTGCAAGTATATCGCTACGTGTGTGGCTACCATAACATTAAAACActctttttttataagtttattacagctctttatttataagtttattacattttttttctttatccagctaaatgttattaatataaaaaaattgtacaaaaatcAATTAACTAGAGAATTTGCGGACTATACATTCGTACTTAAACGGAGGGTAGTTCTTGTAGTACCAGTTGCATGCTTCGTTTTGAAATGGACGTCCAACACTGGAACATttcaaaaaatgatttttattttttattggattggtgaTCATCGATCGTGGCATTCGTGGCGGATAAAACGGCAGGTTGATGACACAACCCATTTGTGAAATTTGACAACTAAATTCCGTATTTGTTCAGCCACTTGCAAGATGTCTATTGGCCAAGTGCAActttaaattatctatttatccGCCAATTTTTGGACCCTAAACGAATGACTGCATGATCCTGCACATGCAAGATAGTAAAGATCTGAATAGGAAGATTGTGTAGAAGGCGATTAATAAGTTAACTGCATTCTATATCTGCGTCTAGTTATTAGTAGTGATCATAATTAAGATTGAATTTACGGAAGTTTGTTTCtgtttatgtcagatatttcaTCATGGTTATTGCTTACCTATGCAATCGTggtaaaattaacttaaaatgcTTGATAATGATAGTGTAGTTAGTTCTTGCTAGTACGAAactatacagggttaaagggtaagtcgacctaaattctttaagacgtgatagtttacatcattcctgactgattctaccatgggaccccatatcccaaacttaaccgttttcaaattatcg containing:
- the LOC118266322 gene encoding uncharacterized protein LOC118266322 isoform X1; the encoded protein is MAKQDDGLFLLEVLIDKIVFVKSPCFSDKDFRTCVTIEAPSVQALEICDDDPGSCVAKSGGPFVKTFNSGKSCLFSLLEADINKAMSSFPIKISVFKSLPCGCLPTKIIMGEATIDMTKEFVQSRKKFLEDPTNVSYQALKDSFRIVGPDGSETGEVVMFLRISCFGKLIITRFQGVSAPPRLGGARDPSFVDRSCNPKREFQTTQDPCVCGAAQGAASSVPCTAPCRTPGGGGRGVCPIAQDPYSSMPCEDPDDPCYCSGAKPPPKPPMVCRNTEQYCLHIPKGALPSLPIYQDLTEDEITKIKSTKELKLLHIEDHFFNEFNIGSSTPCSETTTVVEDYSQSFPEKIKFSDESFVTKLDHSLTSLCTIRSKRRSVSFSDKVDYVSKSYRDFWHHRKTCHRSETPKSIFGKKETTVYMTLFNEFCRRHTSGTQATASVNKCFQASYTSASSQNSTCCYDQNASDSLTVNSSILPFESRRQSMQDNRVRYSDIYYFGKKNDSKGMGSKKKPQQTVNTATAASGPAASSAASVQAKAQKNSAAAQTKKITGGSTSGKTVSIKVQPCPGTVGTTKGDMVATISHIRIAPREPCPIHGKEPCQGPKCMVAASGQDDQVPVKVSTVTNPRRGVFELVIRRMNGAPLAKNELMLEWTPPPTRPPSCLSPCIMTCPPSPVCRPSRCRIPCSSPCRPPRCCKKPCKRPCGPPCRIPCRIPCRTPCRTPCRTPCKSPCRTPCSKPCKIPCRTSCITPCRTLCVTPCTTICRTPCRTPCRTPCRPRCRTPCRTPCRPPPCKKFCKPPKPCKPCGPCIPACVPRCGRCASPPACRPCVPPPKCQPCPPTPCAPPPCGPCAAPCNKNCCSTPCTTSCKSSPCLRPCPVGYKRPRGIRSHPKIRAHRKLISPCQNRAKGCPVVRCRSVPDPCSGCCTPSPCPPRKCCSASRPRKCYPMFPCSPRKCYVTPCPPRRCCASPCPPPFPLPCVIPRPPRCPPPNCCVLTPCPPQKCCSTSRYKLSPNCCKSNCTNCCS
- the LOC118266322 gene encoding uncharacterized protein LOC118266322 isoform X3; amino-acid sequence: MAKQDDGLFLLEVLIDKIVFVKSPCFSDKDFRTCVTIEAPSVQALEICDDDPGSCVAKSGGPFVKTFNSGKSCLFSLLEADINKAMSSFPIKISVFKSLPCGCLPTKIIMGEATIDMTKEFVQSRKKFLEDPTNVSYQALKDSFRIVGPDGSETGEVVMFLRISCFGKLIITRFQGVSAPPRLGGARDPSFVDRSCNPKREFQTTQDPCVCGAAQGAASSVPCTAPCRTPGGGGRGVCPIAQDPYSSMPCEDPDDPCYCSGAKPPPKPPMVCRNTEQYCLHIPKDCCPPGNKVVFQMPSDTCGMNHKQRAHFNFTSDGVGDVARDDPQQLVPTTAEEYPGVVYDFPPQVIKLRIGKIIEMPGRKSKLEYQFITPVANNEKVIPTIETRTAQCLPTCPDCCPNSKSPKR
- the LOC118266322 gene encoding uncharacterized protein LOC118266322 isoform X2; amino-acid sequence: MAKQDDGLFLLEVLIDKIVFVKSPCFSDKDFRTCVTIEAPSVQALEICDDDPGSCVAKSGGPFVKTFNSGKSCLFSLLEADINKAMSSFPIKISVFKSLPCGCLPTKIIMGEATIDMTKEFVQSRKKFLEDPTNVSYQALKDSFRIVGPDGSETGEVVMFLRISCFGKLIITRFQGVSAPPRLGGARDPSFVDRSCNPKREFQTTQDPCVCGAAQGAASSVPCTAPCRTPGGGGRGVCPIAQDPYSSMPCEDPDDPCYCSGAKPPPKPPMVCRNTEQYCLHIPKGRSKQYEEIGSNLGGNELKIKVPASAAIIKKISQTHCAMQCPYSKNTTGQGPCVQPCGKNKISLALPSEPICCSGMRPQETQFTCTTEGCIQTSKHGQPYSRGDAKNELTNKDVFVLKVAKTAMQGDTKCKLELELVTPKGPDKKEPVRKTNMRIATDPECECCCRRMRNCKACRKKR